One Alteromonas sp. KC3 DNA segment encodes these proteins:
- a CDS encoding SLC13 family permease: MQSHSQTHAAMPSKPPTRKNSIILFAFIVSVLSGLGLWAVGQPSDIFFTASITLFVAILWVTEALPIPATSLLPFALFPLFGVLSHSEAASSLGSHVIILLMAAFMLSKALERANLHKRFAIYMLRLTGSGSPLKLVLGFMLTTAVLSMWISNTATILMMLPMAIAIINAVDNPRFGVALILGIAYSASLGGVGTPIGTPPNIIFMSVYEETQGVEYSFIEWMKTGVPIVMIGVPIMALWLARGIKEVGNINLPVPGVWSVAEKRVLMIFGTVAMAWIFRPFWTAWIGVTTISDSTIAVAGVAAMFLTNSGNDNGQVDAKGNNDKLLDWKTANDIPWGMLLLFAGGICIAKAFTASGLSVLMGTWLTGLSTLPVILLVLGICLFVTFLTEITSNTATSTLLMPILAAAGLAVGVDPKLLMIPAAISASCAFMLPVATAPNAIAYSTEKFDIKTMAREGIVLNVLVALVVTSVCYLTLT; this comes from the coding sequence ATGCAATCTCACTCTCAAACGCATGCGGCTATGCCAAGCAAGCCACCAACACGCAAAAACAGCATTATTCTTTTCGCGTTTATTGTGTCGGTATTAAGTGGCCTAGGGCTTTGGGCTGTAGGACAACCCAGCGACATATTTTTTACCGCATCCATAACACTATTTGTTGCCATTTTGTGGGTAACCGAAGCACTCCCTATACCCGCTACCTCACTTTTACCTTTTGCATTATTTCCCTTGTTCGGTGTGCTGTCGCACAGTGAAGCTGCGTCGTCGTTAGGTAGCCATGTCATTATTTTACTTATGGCCGCCTTTATGTTGTCGAAAGCGTTAGAAAGGGCCAATTTGCACAAGCGATTCGCCATATACATGCTGCGGTTAACAGGGAGTGGAAGCCCCCTTAAGCTTGTGCTTGGCTTTATGTTAACTACCGCTGTTCTAAGTATGTGGATTAGCAATACCGCCACAATACTCATGATGTTACCTATGGCAATTGCCATTATTAATGCCGTAGATAACCCTCGATTTGGTGTTGCACTTATTCTTGGCATTGCGTATTCAGCAAGTTTAGGAGGCGTTGGCACACCTATAGGCACACCACCCAACATTATCTTTATGAGTGTTTATGAAGAAACGCAAGGTGTTGAATACAGCTTTATAGAATGGATGAAAACGGGCGTACCTATCGTCATGATCGGCGTGCCGATAATGGCACTTTGGCTTGCCCGTGGTATTAAAGAAGTCGGTAATATTAATTTACCTGTACCTGGGGTGTGGAGCGTGGCTGAAAAGCGCGTATTGATGATTTTTGGTACTGTGGCAATGGCATGGATATTCCGCCCATTTTGGACCGCGTGGATTGGCGTGACTACCATTAGTGACAGTACTATTGCTGTGGCCGGCGTTGCAGCAATGTTTTTGACTAATAGCGGTAATGATAACGGCCAAGTTGATGCCAAGGGCAACAACGACAAGCTCCTTGATTGGAAGACAGCCAATGATATTCCATGGGGCATGCTTTTGCTATTTGCTGGCGGTATATGCATTGCGAAAGCTTTCACTGCGTCGGGCTTAAGTGTATTAATGGGTACATGGCTAACAGGCCTTTCGACACTTCCTGTGATATTACTTGTGTTGGGTATTTGCTTGTTTGTTACTTTCTTAACTGAAATTACGTCGAACACCGCAACATCAACACTATTAATGCCTATTTTGGCTGCGGCAGGCTTGGCAGTAGGCGTAGATCCTAAACTGCTAATGATACCCGCGGCAATCAGTGCCAGCTGTGCTTTCATGTTACCCGTCGCAACAGCGCCGAATGCTATAGCCTATTCAACAGAAAAGTTTGATATAAAAACCATGGCGAGAGAAGGCATTGTACTGAATGTATTGGTAGCGTTGGTGGTTACAAGTGTGTGTTATTTAACGTTAACGTAG
- the dcd gene encoding dCTP deaminase → MRLCDRDIYQYLQDGKINIDPAPSYDQISGVTVDIRLGNKFRVFEDHQAPFIDLSGPKAQVQEALDHVMSDEIELEEGKAFFLHPGELALAITHESVTLPDNIVGWLDGRSSLARLGLMVHVTAHRIDPGWSGNIVLEFYNSGKLPLALRPKMKIGALSFEVLSAPAEKPYNARVDAKYKGQAGAVASRISSDDENK, encoded by the coding sequence ATGCGTTTGTGCGATCGCGACATTTATCAATATTTACAAGACGGCAAAATCAATATCGACCCAGCTCCAAGTTATGACCAAATAAGCGGTGTTACGGTAGATATTCGTCTTGGTAACAAGTTTCGCGTGTTTGAAGACCACCAAGCGCCGTTTATCGACCTAAGTGGACCAAAGGCACAAGTGCAAGAGGCCCTTGACCATGTAATGAGCGATGAAATTGAACTGGAAGAGGGTAAAGCATTTTTCTTACACCCTGGTGAGCTTGCTCTGGCAATCACGCACGAATCAGTAACGCTGCCAGATAACATTGTTGGCTGGTTAGATGGACGTTCGTCTCTTGCGCGCCTTGGCCTTATGGTACACGTTACCGCGCACCGAATCGATCCAGGTTGGTCTGGCAACATCGTATTGGAATTTTACAACAGCGGTAAACTACCTTTAGCACTTCGCCCAAAAATGAAAATTGGAGCACTGAGCTTTGAGGTGTTATCGGCACCAGCTGAAAAACCCTACAACGCTCGTGTAGATGCTAAATACAAAGGCCAAGCTGGCGCAGTAGCCAGCCGTATTTCATCGGATGACGAGAACAAATAA
- the apbC gene encoding iron-sulfur cluster carrier protein ApbC, which produces MFFSRKAEPVTHKVAAILATYFSLDVEDTLPWCAFSQPENEDAGVTVTLPFCIATQLQVLKEEVIKQLKGKLDDATLSFKQHIASGETEVAPVTNIKNIIAIASGKGGVGKSTTSINLAFALMQEGAKVGILDADIYGPSVPIMLGNPDAHPESEDNKHMQPLNAHGLVANSIGYLVPQEDAAVWRGPMASRALKQLLDETLWPVLDYLIVDMPPGTGDIQLTMAQQVPLTASIVVTTPQDLALADAQKGISMFEKVNVPVLGLIENMSYYQCRACGTKDYVFAKDGGEALAERHGLPLLGQLPLDIHIREHGDAGTPLLVETPDSPLSESYREAARALSMQLALSVAPRKGGVSHIKGEPIGIVGKSD; this is translated from the coding sequence ATGTTCTTTTCTCGCAAAGCAGAGCCGGTAACGCACAAAGTTGCTGCTATTTTGGCCACGTATTTTTCGCTCGATGTGGAAGATACCTTGCCTTGGTGTGCTTTTAGCCAGCCTGAAAACGAAGATGCGGGTGTGACGGTAACCTTACCGTTTTGTATCGCCACGCAATTACAAGTGCTTAAAGAAGAAGTCATTAAACAACTTAAAGGTAAGCTTGATGATGCCACGCTTAGCTTTAAACAACATATTGCCAGCGGTGAAACTGAGGTTGCGCCCGTTACCAATATTAAAAATATTATTGCCATTGCCTCAGGCAAAGGTGGGGTAGGTAAGTCTACTACTAGTATTAATCTTGCATTTGCACTTATGCAGGAAGGCGCCAAAGTGGGTATTTTAGATGCCGATATTTACGGGCCCTCTGTTCCTATCATGTTGGGTAACCCTGACGCACACCCTGAAAGTGAAGACAACAAGCACATGCAGCCACTAAATGCGCATGGCTTGGTGGCGAACTCCATTGGTTATTTAGTGCCACAAGAAGATGCAGCAGTATGGCGTGGACCTATGGCGAGTAGGGCGCTTAAACAGCTATTAGACGAAACCTTATGGCCAGTGCTCGACTACCTCATTGTAGATATGCCGCCAGGGACAGGTGATATCCAGTTAACTATGGCACAGCAGGTGCCGTTAACTGCGTCAATTGTGGTGACTACGCCGCAAGATTTAGCGCTCGCCGACGCGCAAAAAGGTATAAGCATGTTTGAAAAGGTCAATGTGCCTGTGCTTGGCCTAATCGAGAACATGAGCTATTACCAGTGCAGAGCCTGCGGTACAAAAGACTATGTGTTTGCTAAAGATGGTGGTGAGGCGCTTGCCGAACGTCATGGCTTACCGCTTTTAGGTCAACTGCCTCTTGATATTCATATACGCGAGCATGGCGATGCCGGTACGCCGTTATTGGTGGAAACACCTGATAGTCCGCTGAGCGAAAGCTATCGAGAGGCTGCCCGCGCCCTTTCTATGCAATTAGCGTTGTCGGTTGCTCCTCGAAAAGGGGGTGTTAGCCATATCAAAGGAGAGCCCATTGGAATTGTTGGAAAGTCTGATTGA
- the metG gene encoding methionine--tRNA ligase, translating into MSEKRRILVTSALPYANGSIHLGHLLEHIQTDIWTRFQRLRGNECYSVCADDAHGTPVMLKAQELGITPEEMVARTRAEHHQDLVDFHVDYDNYYVTHSPENKALCEEIYTRLDNAGYISKRTINQLFDPEKEMFLPDRFVKGTCPSCGAEDQNGDSCDVCGATYSPTEVKNPRSVVSGATPVLKESEHFFFDLPKFEGMLKEWIRSGALQEEMANKLQEWFTEGLQQWDISRDAPYFGFEIPGAPNKFFYVWVDAPVGYMASFKNFCDQNNLEFDDFWKADSDAELYHFIGKDITYFHCLFWPAMLEGAGYRKPTGVNIHGFVTVNGAKMSKSRGTFIKGRTYLDHLNPEYLRYYFASKLSDGVTDIDLNFTDFAQKVNSDLVGKVVNIASRCASFITKRFDGKLSDNVIEPELIAEFQNASDSIAALFEKRKYHQAVREIMALADKANQFIDNNAPWVTIKDETKQQFTHDVCSLGINMFRLLVIYLKPVLPVLAVKAEEFLNDTFDWNSLQTLLKGHAINKFKPMMQRVEMEKIDAMVEDSKESLAPAAPAIDPDSPLAKDPISDTISFDEFAKVDLRIARIAKAEHVEKADKLLRLELDLGGETKQVFAGIKSAYSPEALIDKHTVMVANLAPRKMRFGMSEGMVLAAGPGGDELYILEPHEGAKPGMRVK; encoded by the coding sequence ATGTCAGAAAAACGCCGAATTCTGGTAACCAGTGCGTTGCCATACGCAAATGGCTCTATTCATTTAGGGCATTTGCTAGAACATATTCAAACCGACATCTGGACTCGTTTTCAGCGCCTTCGCGGAAACGAATGTTACAGTGTTTGCGCCGATGATGCACACGGCACTCCGGTTATGCTTAAAGCTCAAGAGCTTGGCATTACACCAGAAGAAATGGTGGCAAGAACCCGCGCTGAACATCACCAAGACCTTGTTGATTTTCACGTTGATTACGACAACTACTATGTAACCCATTCACCTGAAAACAAAGCGCTGTGTGAAGAAATTTACACGCGTTTAGACAACGCCGGTTACATCAGTAAGCGCACCATCAATCAGCTTTTCGACCCTGAAAAAGAAATGTTCCTGCCGGATCGTTTCGTAAAAGGCACATGCCCAAGTTGTGGCGCAGAAGACCAAAACGGCGACAGCTGTGATGTGTGCGGCGCAACCTACAGCCCAACAGAAGTAAAGAACCCGCGCAGCGTTGTATCTGGTGCAACCCCGGTACTTAAAGAGTCTGAGCACTTCTTCTTCGACCTGCCAAAGTTTGAAGGCATGCTAAAAGAATGGATCCGTTCTGGCGCTCTTCAAGAAGAAATGGCAAACAAGTTACAAGAGTGGTTCACTGAAGGTCTTCAGCAGTGGGACATCAGCCGTGACGCGCCGTATTTCGGTTTTGAAATTCCAGGTGCTCCTAACAAGTTTTTCTACGTGTGGGTAGATGCACCTGTTGGCTACATGGCAAGTTTCAAAAATTTCTGCGATCAAAACAACCTAGAATTCGACGATTTCTGGAAAGCAGACTCAGACGCTGAGCTTTACCACTTTATTGGTAAAGACATTACGTATTTCCACTGCCTATTTTGGCCTGCGATGCTAGAAGGTGCGGGATACCGTAAGCCGACTGGCGTAAACATTCACGGTTTTGTAACGGTAAATGGCGCGAAAATGTCTAAGTCTCGCGGTACGTTTATCAAGGGCCGAACTTACCTAGACCACCTGAACCCAGAATACCTACGCTACTACTTCGCGTCTAAGTTAAGTGATGGTGTTACAGATATCGACCTTAACTTTACTGACTTTGCTCAAAAGGTGAATTCAGACCTAGTGGGTAAAGTAGTAAACATCGCTAGCCGCTGTGCAAGCTTTATTACCAAGCGTTTCGACGGCAAGCTATCAGACAACGTGATTGAGCCAGAGCTTATTGCTGAGTTCCAAAATGCGTCAGACAGCATTGCTGCACTTTTTGAGAAACGTAAGTATCACCAAGCTGTGCGCGAAATTATGGCCCTTGCTGATAAAGCCAACCAGTTTATCGACAACAACGCACCTTGGGTAACTATTAAAGACGAAACTAAACAGCAGTTCACGCACGATGTGTGCTCGCTAGGTATCAACATGTTCCGTCTATTGGTTATTTACTTAAAGCCAGTACTTCCTGTGCTAGCAGTAAAAGCTGAAGAATTCTTAAATGACACGTTCGACTGGAATTCACTGCAAACCCTATTAAAAGGCCACGCCATCAACAAATTTAAGCCAATGATGCAGCGTGTAGAAATGGAGAAAATCGACGCCATGGTTGAAGATTCAAAAGAAAGCCTAGCGCCAGCTGCACCGGCAATCGACCCAGATAGCCCGCTTGCAAAAGATCCTATCAGCGACACTATCTCGTTTGACGAGTTCGCCAAGGTAGATTTACGTATTGCGCGTATTGCTAAGGCTGAACATGTAGAGAAAGCTGACAAGCTTTTACGCCTAGAGCTAGATTTAGGCGGCGAAACCAAGCAAGTTTTTGCTGGTATCAAGTCGGCCTACTCGCCTGAAGCACTTATCGATAAACACACCGTAATGGTAGCAAACCTTGCGCCACGTAAAATGCGTTTCGGCATGAGTGAAGGTATGGTACTAGCCGCCGGTCCTGGTGGTGATGAACTTTATATTTTAGAGCCGCATGAAGGTGCTAAGCCTGGTATGCGCGTTAAGTAA
- a CDS encoding class I SAM-dependent methyltransferase — MKSAFKAKPLRYPNSWEDFPAGEHIQHAVSAVCNDYAERIFGYHFAKLGTLSSAITLDRSPIRHHINHVPTLPADKAGISLHSNLVVGQSHCLPFSENSIDGFLLANELDFAQDPHEILREVDRVITHSGYVIISGFNPLSLAGIAKFLPVKRGNVLHDARFFTSYRIKDWLQLLGFEIVEQRQVLFSTLFFQQKWKGAAKLQQYLSSYLPWCSAVYVILAKKRVFPMTAIKPKRKLKPQFSAVGASARTSALSRYSSE; from the coding sequence ATCAAATCGGCGTTTAAAGCCAAGCCTTTGCGCTACCCAAATAGCTGGGAAGATTTTCCAGCAGGGGAGCATATACAACACGCCGTTAGCGCGGTGTGTAATGATTATGCTGAGCGCATTTTCGGGTATCACTTTGCCAAACTAGGTACGTTAAGCTCTGCCATTACGTTAGATAGAAGCCCCATCCGTCATCATATTAATCACGTCCCTACCTTGCCTGCGGATAAGGCTGGCATATCATTACATTCTAACCTCGTTGTGGGGCAGTCTCATTGCCTGCCATTTTCTGAGAACAGTATTGATGGCTTTTTGTTAGCAAATGAGTTGGATTTTGCGCAAGATCCGCACGAAATATTGCGTGAAGTTGATAGAGTTATTACCCATAGTGGCTATGTCATTATCAGCGGATTTAACCCACTTAGTTTGGCCGGAATCGCAAAATTCTTACCGGTAAAAAGAGGCAATGTGTTGCACGATGCGCGTTTTTTTACCAGCTATCGAATAAAAGATTGGTTGCAGTTGTTGGGCTTTGAAATTGTAGAGCAGCGGCAAGTACTGTTTTCGACCCTATTTTTTCAGCAAAAATGGAAAGGTGCAGCAAAGTTACAGCAATACCTGTCTTCTTACCTTCCTTGGTGCAGTGCGGTTTACGTGATATTAGCGAAAAAACGTGTGTTTCCGATGACTGCTATCAAGCCTAAGCGAAAACTCAAGCCACAGTTCTCGGCCGTCGGCGCTAGCGCTCGAACATCTGCACTAAGTCGGTATAGTAGTGAGTAG
- the gloB gene encoding hydroxyacylglutathione hydrolase encodes MTQDTLPSGLTIHPIPAFTDNYIWCIHNKSNAVVVDPGDAQPVLEYVKANGLTLSAVLITHHHRDHTGGIAKLVSAHPELPVIGPRGGHIRGLTKSVSQGDTVTLPVLKMALQVMEVPGHTLDHIAFFGHGLVFCGDTLFSAGCGRLFEGSPEQMLHSLNKLKRLPDNTKVYCTHEYTQANVSFALAVEPDNSALVNYAQWVQATRDKNKPTLPSTLKEQKAINPFLRSHELSVKTAAEAYCENSLADDVAVFAAVRRWKDEF; translated from the coding sequence ATGACCCAAGACACCTTACCGTCAGGTTTAACAATTCACCCCATTCCCGCTTTTACCGACAATTACATTTGGTGTATACACAATAAATCAAATGCTGTGGTGGTTGACCCGGGCGATGCACAGCCAGTGCTAGAATATGTAAAAGCCAATGGGTTAACACTGTCTGCGGTGCTTATTACTCACCATCATCGAGACCACACTGGCGGTATTGCCAAATTGGTGTCGGCACACCCAGAACTCCCCGTTATTGGTCCAAGAGGCGGGCATATTCGCGGCTTAACCAAGTCGGTTTCACAGGGTGATACCGTCACTTTACCGGTGCTAAAAATGGCGCTACAGGTAATGGAAGTCCCAGGGCATACATTAGATCATATTGCCTTTTTTGGTCACGGCCTTGTATTTTGTGGCGACACGCTGTTTTCAGCGGGCTGCGGCAGGTTATTTGAAGGCTCGCCAGAACAAATGCTGCATTCGCTCAATAAATTAAAACGCCTTCCTGATAACACAAAGGTGTATTGCACGCATGAATACACGCAAGCTAACGTGAGTTTTGCGCTTGCGGTAGAGCCAGATAATAGCGCACTTGTGAATTATGCCCAGTGGGTACAAGCTACCCGAGATAAGAACAAACCCACACTTCCTTCAACGCTTAAAGAACAAAAGGCCATTAATCCTTTTTTGCGTTCTCATGAACTTTCTGTAAAAACAGCAGCCGAAGCGTATTGCGAAAATAGCCTAGCTGATGATGTTGCCGTATTTGCTGCAGTTCGTCGCTGGAAAGATGAGTTTTGA
- a CDS encoding lytic transglycosylase — protein sequence MQLKFFPLSPLLLALGLTGCQLTNNDAENAQLESNEKAALEACSVLHTTEDAIADCEVARDGVIDVVHPNDDVLEDVADATETPEIITEVVITDVWERASAKFALTIPDDARVTAQKKWYLKHPEYMSRVVKRAKPFLYYIVEEIEKRDMPMELVLLPIVESAFDPFAYSHGRAAGMWQFVPATGKRFGMDQTWWYDGRRDVIASTQGALDYLTYLNKMFDGDWLHALAAYNSGEGRVMRAIKSNKRAGKPTDFWNLSLPRETRAYVPKLLALADILKHKEEYAFAWPEVENVAVIKVVDIGSQVDLAFAADLAGLSLKELHGLNPGFNRWATSPEGPHRLVLPLDKADAFSQALAKIDQKERLNWVRHTVKSGDSLIKIAKQYHTTVKVIKQVNELDGSMIRVGQAIMVPVALQELDSYSLSQEQRLASLQNSSSSKQKVRHTVQSGDTLWDIARKYKVGTKQLAKWNGMAPGDMLHPGKTLVVWLEGKSDGGITKQLTYTVRNGDSLSRIASKFNIKVADISKWNGLNAKRYLQPGQKLKLYVDVTRLNSSG from the coding sequence ATGCAGTTGAAGTTTTTTCCGCTTTCGCCTTTGTTGTTGGCGTTAGGTTTAACGGGTTGTCAGCTAACTAACAATGACGCTGAAAACGCACAATTAGAAAGCAACGAAAAAGCGGCGCTAGAAGCCTGTTCGGTCCTCCACACCACCGAAGATGCAATTGCCGATTGTGAAGTTGCACGCGATGGCGTTATTGATGTCGTCCATCCAAACGACGACGTATTAGAAGACGTGGCTGATGCCACTGAAACTCCCGAGATAATCACTGAAGTGGTGATCACAGACGTATGGGAGCGTGCCAGTGCAAAGTTCGCACTTACTATTCCCGATGATGCTCGCGTCACAGCACAGAAAAAGTGGTATTTGAAACACCCTGAATATATGTCTCGTGTAGTAAAACGCGCCAAGCCATTTTTGTACTACATTGTTGAAGAAATTGAAAAACGCGACATGCCAATGGAGTTGGTACTGCTACCCATTGTAGAAAGCGCATTCGATCCATTTGCCTATTCACATGGTCGAGCCGCAGGTATGTGGCAGTTTGTCCCCGCAACAGGCAAGCGCTTTGGTATGGATCAAACCTGGTGGTATGACGGTAGACGCGATGTAATTGCATCTACGCAAGGTGCCCTTGACTATCTCACTTATCTTAACAAGATGTTTGACGGCGACTGGTTACATGCCTTAGCGGCCTATAACAGTGGTGAAGGCCGAGTTATGCGCGCGATTAAAAGTAATAAGCGTGCCGGTAAGCCTACTGACTTTTGGAACTTAAGCCTTCCAAGAGAAACTCGCGCTTACGTTCCTAAGTTGCTCGCGCTTGCCGATATTTTAAAGCACAAAGAAGAATATGCTTTTGCATGGCCCGAAGTTGAAAATGTTGCCGTTATTAAAGTTGTGGATATTGGTTCACAAGTCGACTTAGCATTTGCGGCTGACCTAGCGGGCCTTTCGCTAAAAGAACTTCACGGTTTGAACCCTGGTTTTAACCGCTGGGCTACCTCACCAGAAGGCCCTCACCGTCTTGTGCTGCCCCTTGATAAGGCTGACGCGTTCTCTCAGGCACTTGCCAAAATAGACCAAAAAGAACGTCTCAATTGGGTTCGTCACACTGTGAAATCCGGCGATAGCCTTATAAAAATCGCAAAGCAATACCACACCACGGTTAAGGTGATTAAGCAAGTCAATGAACTCGATGGCTCGATGATCCGTGTTGGGCAAGCCATTATGGTGCCTGTGGCTCTGCAAGAACTTGATAGCTACTCTTTATCTCAAGAGCAACGCTTGGCAAGCTTGCAAAATAGCTCATCGTCAAAACAAAAGGTTCGTCATACGGTTCAATCAGGTGATACGCTTTGGGATATTGCGCGTAAGTATAAAGTCGGTACGAAGCAACTGGCCAAATGGAACGGCATGGCGCCAGGTGACATGCTGCACCCGGGCAAAACACTGGTAGTATGGCTTGAAGGAAAATCTGACGGTGGTATTACAAAGCAGTTAACTTATACCGTTCGAAACGGAGATTCACTGTCACGCATTGCGAGCAAGTTCAATATTAAGGTCGCCGATATTAGTAAGTGGAATGGCTTGAATGCAAAGCGTTACTTACAACCGGGTCAAAAGCTTAAGCTCTACGTTGATGTAACACGTTTAAACTCTTCAGGCTAA
- a CDS encoding ion transporter gives MLKINRANLRNSHETPWLILDLVMLGVLFVNLAWLIFDSLYATDFVYSQLGVYFPALISAYDPIHHNFLLVDLVFIGIFFTEFCFRWIVAIVRKEHLRWYFFPFLHWYDIIGLIPTGATRLFRFLRIFSILHRLHKFKIIDLNQTAIFRFFAFYADVFVEELSDRIVVKVLSDAQKDISAGSPLLDDINEQVLAPRRPVITQWLAGVVNHLGNSISSDEHGEAIREHVRKSVGKAVRANAQVSTLNYLPVIGRTIENTLEESVTDIVTSSLVNLLSDLDSERIDHFISVGMRDYTPSADALDKEVLSVVNECLELVKAHVAQQRWKSHLMQKESAIPTDKPDIN, from the coding sequence ATGCTAAAAATTAACCGAGCAAATTTGCGCAACAGCCATGAAACCCCTTGGTTAATTTTAGATTTAGTCATGCTAGGTGTGCTTTTTGTCAACTTAGCATGGCTCATCTTTGATTCTCTGTATGCCACTGATTTTGTTTATAGCCAGCTGGGAGTTTACTTCCCTGCCCTCATTAGCGCATACGATCCCATTCACCACAATTTCCTGCTAGTAGACCTAGTATTCATAGGCATTTTCTTCACTGAGTTTTGCTTCAGATGGATAGTGGCCATCGTACGAAAAGAGCACCTGCGCTGGTATTTTTTTCCGTTCTTACACTGGTACGACATTATCGGCCTAATACCTACAGGTGCCACCCGACTATTTCGTTTCCTACGTATATTTTCGATACTGCATCGCCTGCATAAGTTTAAGATTATCGACCTTAACCAAACCGCGATTTTTCGCTTTTTCGCCTTCTACGCCGATGTTTTTGTAGAAGAACTGAGTGATCGGATTGTAGTGAAAGTATTAAGCGATGCACAAAAAGATATCTCAGCAGGCTCTCCTCTGCTAGACGATATTAATGAACAGGTACTCGCCCCACGACGCCCTGTTATTACACAGTGGCTTGCGGGCGTCGTTAATCACTTAGGCAACTCGATAAGCAGTGATGAGCATGGCGAAGCTATTAGAGAGCATGTTAGAAAAAGTGTTGGCAAAGCGGTACGTGCGAATGCACAGGTGTCGACGCTGAATTATCTTCCTGTGATTGGGCGAACTATTGAAAACACCTTAGAAGAATCGGTAACGGACATAGTGACATCATCGTTAGTCAATTTACTCAGCGATTTAGACTCAGAACGCATTGATCACTTTATTTCAGTGGGTATGCGTGACTACACCCCTTCTGCAGATGCACTAGATAAAGAAGTGCTGAGCGTGGTGAATGAATGCTTGGAATTGGTCAAAGCTCATGTCGCCCAACAGCGCTGGAAATCGCATCTTATGCAGAAAGAATCAGCAATTCCAACAGATAAGCCTGATATTAATTAG
- a CDS encoding Lrp/AsnC family transcriptional regulator — MFVDLDAKDRELLDILKRDARTPVTVLAEVLSLSRNTVQKRIDRLVNTGVIEAFTVRVNEQLQPDKIKALMSVELEGLSTTKLISKLRTLDGVERFHTTNGNWDVLIVITAESLAHLDSILKQVRDTGGVLNSETSIILSTTQR, encoded by the coding sequence GTGTTTGTTGATTTGGACGCAAAAGATAGAGAGCTACTTGATATATTAAAACGGGATGCTCGTACGCCTGTGACGGTGCTTGCTGAAGTATTATCTCTTTCGCGAAATACAGTACAAAAACGTATAGACAGGTTAGTTAATACGGGCGTGATCGAAGCATTCACAGTGCGTGTTAACGAGCAGTTGCAGCCTGACAAAATAAAAGCACTAATGTCGGTCGAACTAGAAGGGCTAAGCACCACTAAGCTCATTAGCAAGTTAAGAACGTTAGATGGTGTAGAGCGTTTTCACACCACAAATGGCAATTGGGATGTGTTAATTGTAATTACCGCCGAAAGCCTGGCACACCTAGATAGTATTCTAAAACAAGTGCGTGACACTGGCGGCGTGTTAAACAGTGAAACCAGTATTATTCTGTCTACCACACAGAGATAG